Genomic segment of candidate division TA06 bacterium:
CCCGGCGGACGATGGATGAACTGGATAAAATCTGGCAGCCCTACATCGTGGTCGGCGGTTCCGGCCTGTACCTAAGGGCATTAATCGAAGGGCTGGTCAATATCCCTGCGGCCGATCCCGGTATCCGCCGGGAACTCAAAAACCTTTCCGGGACCAGGGGAAATCAGGCCTTGTTTAAAAAACTGGCCGAATGCGACCCGGAAACCGCCCAGAGACTCGGCGTCAACGACGGGGTGCGGATCGTCAGGGCACTGGAGGTCTTTACGCTTACCGGGAAACCATTGAGCCTTTGGTTCAAGGAAAAGCGCGCCGGGGACGCCAGGAACTATAGACTAATAGTGTTGGACCTGGACCGGAAAACGCTCTATCAAAGGATCGAGACCCGGCTTGACTTTATGATGGCCCGGGGCCTGCTGGATGAAGTGAAAGGCCTGTTAAAACGAGGCTACGGGCCGGACTCACCCGGAATGCAGACGGTGGGTTATCGGGAACTGATGGCCTGCCTTTCGGGAAAAACAGACCTGGCGGAAGCTGTTCGCCTGATCAAAAGGAACACCAGGCATTACGCCAAACGGCAGCTTACATGGTTCCGCAAAATGAATTATCAGCAATGGATAAACTGCCTGTCAAACGAAAGTCCCGAAGATATCGCCAATAAAATATCGGTTTAACCAAAAGTCGTAGCCGTTCTGCCACAAAGGCACTAAGACACCGAGCCAAATCGTGAATCGTAAATTGTGAATTGTTATTTTTGTGCCCCTGCGACTCAGCTCATGGCAGGCTAGTGTCTTGGTGGTGAAAAAATATTAAAATTCAATGAAGATACTGTTAATCGGTTCGGGCGGCCGGGAACACGCCCTGGGCTGGAAACTGGCCCAAAGCCCTTTGGTAAAAAAAATATATTGCGCCCCGGGAAACCCCGGGCTGGCGGAGTTGGGCGATTGTCTGGATATAAAGGCCGATGACATTGCCGGTCTGGCTGATTTTGCCCTGAAGAATGCCATTGATCTTACCGTGGTTGGCCCGGATGATTGTCTGGCCGCCGGCGTAGCCGATGTTTTCCAGGAAAAAGGCTTAAAAATATTCGGGCCCACCCAAAAAGCCGCGCAAATAGAGGCTTCCAAGGCTTTCTCCAAGGAGCTGATGCGGCGGGCCGGCATTCCTACCGCCGAGTATGCCGTCTTTGAAGATCATAAAAAGGCCCTGAATTATCTTAAGGGTCAAAGATACCCCCTGGTAATCAAGGCCAGCGGACTGGCTTTGGGCAAGGGCGCGATCATCTGCCGTGATGCCGAAGAGGCCCAAGCCGCCCTGCACTCTGCCATGGTGAAAAAGATCTTCGGGGCCTCCGGAGATCAGGTCATCATAGAAGAATTCCTGGGAGGGCCGGAAGCGTCCATCCACGCTTTTTGCGACGGCAGCCAGACGGCGCTTTTCCCCGCTTCGCAAGACCATAAACAGGCGTTTGACGGCGATCTGGGGCCTAACACCGGCGGCATGGGCAGCTACGCGCCGGTGGGCTGGGTGACCCCGGAGATGATGTATCAAATCAAGAACGCCATCGTGACCCCGGCGCTTAAAGCAATGTCGGATTTCGGCGCGCCGTTTCGGGGCTGTCTGTTTCCGGGATTGGTCTACACGCCCCAGGGCTTTAAAGCGCTGGAGTTCAACGCCCGTTTCGGCGATCCCGAGACCCAGAGCTATCTGAGGCTTTTGCAATCGGATCTGGCGGAGATCCTGCTGTCCTGCGCCGAGGGCCGCCTGAAGCC
This window contains:
- the purD gene encoding phosphoribosylamine--glycine ligase — encoded protein: MKILLIGSGGREHALGWKLAQSPLVKKIYCAPGNPGLAELGDCLDIKADDIAGLADFALKNAIDLTVVGPDDCLAAGVADVFQEKGLKIFGPTQKAAQIEASKAFSKELMRRAGIPTAEYAVFEDHKKALNYLKGQRYPLVIKASGLALGKGAIICRDAEEAQAALHSAMVKKIFGASGDQVIIEEFLGGPEASIHAFCDGSQTALFPASQDHKQAFDGDLGPNTGGMGSYAPVGWVTPEMMYQIKNAIVTPALKAMSDFGAPFRGCLFPGLVYTPQGFKALEFNARFGDPETQSYLRLLQSDLAEILLSCAEGRLKPDEIKWSGQSAACIVAASGGYPGKYQKGFEISGLEKAGEDPDIKIFQAGTAVSNNKLVTAGGRVLGVSAVGDDLEQALAKGYRALEKIDFSGMHYRKDIGRRRTGK
- the miaA gene encoding tRNA (adenosine(37)-N6)-dimethylallyltransferase MiaA, which encodes RRTMDELDKIWQPYIVVGGSGLYLRALIEGLVNIPAADPGIRRELKNLSGTRGNQALFKKLAECDPETAQRLGVNDGVRIVRALEVFTLTGKPLSLWFKEKRAGDARNYRLIVLDLDRKTLYQRIETRLDFMMARGLLDEVKGLLKRGYGPDSPGMQTVGYRELMACLSGKTDLAEAVRLIKRNTRHYAKRQLTWFRKMNYQQWINCLSNESPEDIANKISV